The Halotia branconii CENA392 region TTTCAGCAAGAACTACTATCGGTTTTTTATTTCATCAATGGTAGTGAGTGCGTTAGGTCAAATGCCGTAACGCACACTACAAAATAGGATATTGTTTTAATTAATAGACAACACCCAATCGCGTAAAAGTGAGTTGATTTGATCGGGTACTTCGTCATGAGGACAGTGACCCGCTTTGAGAAAATGCTCCGTGAGTTCAGAATAATATTGACGAAACTTTTGGGAACGTTCTCTAGCATTCATCCAGGGATCAGCTTCTCCCCACAACAGCAATAAAGGACAATTTAATTGCTTCAACAATACATCTACTTTTTCTCCTTGGGGAGTGCTAAATACTGAAACAAATACATCCAATGCACCAAAATCATAAGCAGGGCGAGAAATTTCTTCTATCAATTGGTCTGTAATTGCGCTCTTATCTAGATAAACTTTTTCTAGAGTTTGGCGAATTACCCAACGTTGTCGCACGTATTGAAATAGAAGAAATTGAGCTAAAGGTTGTTGAAAAATCCACTTGACAGAGTCACCTAATAATTTTTCTAAAGATGAAGATTGTTTAGGTGGCTGAATTTCAGTTTGTAAAGCTTCCGGCTCAGATGTCGCCTCAATTTTATTAAAAGGGCCTGCACTATTGAGCAATACTAAACCAGCTGCATTATCAGGACATTGTGCAGCAACACACAAACAAGCATAACCACCAAGAGAGTTACCTGCTAATATTGCTTTTTGACCAATCACTTCACTGATAAAATCATTGAGTTGGTCGCGCCATAAGTCACCGCCATACTGCAATTTTGGTTTTGCTGAACGTCCAAATCCCAAAAGGTCGATCGCAAATACTTCAAAATCTAGACACAGTCCTGTGATATTCTTGCGCCAGTGGTCAGTGGAAGCACCAAACCCATGCACTAATAATAGAGGTGGACGTTGCGGTTGTTTCTCTCCTGCATGGACATAATAAATCTTATGCCCTCGCCACTGCCAGTATTGACCAGGAATTGGAGTTGTAGAAGGAGCCTTAGTTACTTGCATAGATAAAGAAATGTTAAGTCACTTCTAATAATTGTAGGCTAGAGCAGAGGGGCAGAGGGAAGAGGACAAGGTGCAGGGAGCAGGGAGCAGGGGGAGAGAAAGAGACAAGGAGACAGTTATTTCCAAAATTCTCCAATTCTCCTTGTCCCCAATTCCTCTTCACAATGCCCAATGCCCCATGCCCAATGCCCAATGCCCAATAACAACTGACTACTGACAAAATTATGATTACAGGCAAAACGAAACTTTTAGGAGTAATTGGACATCCGGTAGAACATTCGCTGTCGCCAGTGATGCATAATGCCGCGATCGCTCATTTGGGATTAGATTATGTTTATCTGCCTTTTCCTATAGCGCCAGAAAATTTAGAAGCTGCGATCGCAGGTTTCGCGGCTGTTGGGGTTGTCGGTTTTAGCGTTACAATACCTCATAAACAGTCAATTATGCCGTTTTTATCGGAAATCACTCCCATCGCCCAAGCTATAGGTGCAGTTAATACCGTTAGTCGTCAAGCTCATCAGTGGGTAGGGACGAATACAGATATAGAGGGATTTATCGCCCCTTTGCAAACAACATATCAACGAGATTGGAGTGATAAAACGGCTGTTATTTTAGGCAATGGTGGCGCAGCCAGAGCAGTTGTAGCAGGTTGTCATCAACTGGGTTTTGCCAAAATTTATGTGTTGGGGCGCAATGTGCAGAAATTACAGGCATTCTGCAATAGTTGGAGCAATTCACCCATAGAAGAGAATTTGCAAGTTGGTACATGGGATGAACTAGCAAAACTGATTTATCAAGCAGATTTATTAGTAAATACAATACCTATCGGCATGTATCCCCAAGTGGATGAGTCGCCATTAAGTGCCGATGAAATTAAAAATTTGCCGCCTGACGCGATCGCTTATGATTTGATATACATTCCTCAGCCGACGCGATTTTTGCAACTGGCAGAAAAACATGGTGTAATTGCGATCAATGGCTTAGAAATGCTCGTTCAACAAGGAGTTGCAGCCTTAAAAATTTGGTTGCAAACAGAAATAGTGCCTGTAGATGTGATGCGCCAAGCACTAAAAAATCAGTTAGGTTTAGATTAAAATTTTTATGTTTTTTTGTATTACTTAGATTTTACTATTGATCTGCTAATATGCCGCTGAAATTCATCAGCGTACTACAAAGGAACGGCACGTATGGAGCAGGCAGGCTCAAACTTTTATGACGATGAGGTAGTTTTTACAAACTACATACGCCATCGTCAACGTGTAGATACGCCGAACGAGACGCTGGAAAAGCCAGTGATGATAGACCTCATCCAACCGATTACTGGCAAACGTATCCTTGATCTGGGGTGTGGCGATGCAGCAATTGGGCGAGAACTCCTCCAGTATGGCGCGGCAAGCTACCTTGGTATCGAAGGCTCGCAAAAGATGGCTGCTGTTGCGACCCAAACACTTGCTCACACGGCTGGTCAGATTATTATGCAGACTATTGAGCATTGGACGTATCCGCACGCAGCATTTGATCTGGTTATTGCCCGACTTGCTCTACATTATGTCGCTGATCTCGCGCCAATTTGCGCTAATGTCTTTCATGCACTCGCACCAGCAGGACAGTTTGTCTTTTCGGTTGAGCATCCTGTAATCACGTCGTGTGACCGTGGCTGGACAGCTGGGACACTCCGCCAAGATTGGGTCGTAGATAATTATTTTACGACCGGACTGCGAGTTACCGATTGGCTAGGCGGCACGGTGCAAAAATATCACCGCACGGTCGAAGATTATTTCCATCTCCTCCAAGAAGCTGGATTTCTCATTGGAAATCTACGCGAAGCACATCCGCAACGCCAGCACTTTCATGACGTGCAAACCTACGAAAGGCGAAAGCGTATTCCGCTGTTTTTAATTCTGGCAGCGCGCAAGCCCATATAGCGCAAGTGCATACCTATGGGATAAAACAGGCGTATAAATAACAAGCTTTTCCAGTCTTGATTTCTGTTTTTACATAGGTCTCGACTCAACGCCGAGTTGCTTAAAAATCACTCTACCCAAGCTAAATCTTCTTTTAACTTGTCCCTTACGGGTTCGCCATGATTACCCCCATCGGTTCTATTCTGCCAGAGCATCAAGTTTAGCCAGTATTCTTAAGCCTTCTTCTGAGTTCCCAGTTGCAGCCATTGCTTTAAATCTGGTATTAGCATCAAATTCCGCTAGAGCGATGGTGGAAAGTTCTTCAATTAGCTTATTGACACTTATGCCTTTGGCTTGGGCAAGTTCTTTTAATCTGTTGTGTTTTTCGTCTGGTAAACGAATAGTTAAAGTAGCCATTTTTGTTTAACTCCTAATAATTTCTTCGGGTTTTACGATTGATAAGTTAGGAAATAACAATTCTGCATTTTGGAAATCTCTGATATTTTGAGTGGCAATAATTTGAGCGTTACCAGCGATCGCTAATTCAATTAAGTGGTTGTCAGCTTCATCTTTTAAATTAGGTCGCCATAAGTAGTAAATATAAATCCATTGACTCACGCTCATAAATGATGCCAGTAAAGCAGAAATTTCTGCACTAGTTAAAGGGCATTTGGCGAGAATTTCTGATCGCTGAATGACTGACTCATACTCAGAAAATAAAGCATTTCCCATCAAAGGCTGATATTCGCCTTTCAAGCAGCGTCGAATCAGTTCTCTATTGGAACCCTTAGAACTAATAAGCGCACTAATAAAAACGCTGGTATCAACCACAATTTTAATCGCCATGTTGTTATGATAGCATATATGCTGTCATCGAAGCCTCAGCTATCGAAATATTGCATCTATGTTTTCTAAACCCAAAATATTTTTATCATGGCTGGCATTATTGCTGAGTTTTGGCAGTGTATTTCTCAGTGCTTGGATTATTCTTCCTGCTCCCAATATGCTCTTACTAACTTTAGGAGTGGGAGCGCCAGAAATCAGTCCTGGATTATTTCTACTAAATTTATTTTCTTTATTACTTGCTTTTTTTGGCATCCGTCGCCGTCAATTACAGCGTTTAACTTGCATTATCAGTTTAATCGGATTGCTAATTTGTGGATGGGTGCTGGTGAGTATCCCAATAACTCAAATGCAAATGGCTAGGGCGATGCAACAAGGATTGGGAGCAGACTATCTCAAGCAAATCCCAGCTTCAGCTAAAGCTAAAATGCAAATTTATCCTTTTAATTTAGCTAATTTCTTTGGGGGTATTCCATTAGGTAGAACGCGTCATCAAACAGATATTGTCTTTGCTACACCTGCGGGAGTACCTTTAACAATGGAAGTTTACCAGCCTCCAGAGACAGGAAAATATCCAGCATTGGTAGTAATTTATGGGGGAGCTTGGCAACGTGGCAATCCTAGAGCTAATGCTGAATTTAATCAATATATGGCTAATCGTGGATATACAGTATTTGCGATTGACTATCGACATGCACCTAAATATCAATTTCCAACTCAATTAGATGACGTGCGTACAGCCCTTGATTTTATTCGTAAACATGCAACGGAATATGAAGCAGATTTAGAACGTATGGTAATTTTAGGTCGTTCTGCGGGAGCGCACCTAGCCATGCTTGCGGCTTATCAGCCGGATGCACCACCTATCCGCGCTGTAGTGAACTATTACGGGCCTGTTAACTTAACTGAAGGATACAAATCACCGCCAAGTCCAGATCCGATCAACACCCGCGCTGTGTTAAGAACATTTCTTGGTGGTTCTGTTGAAGAATTACCCCATCAGTATCAAATTGCTTCACCAATAAATTATTTGACGCACCCAGTACCACCAACTTTATTAGTTTACGGCGATCGCGATCATTTAGTAGAATCACGATTTGGCAGACAAATGTACAAGCGTTTACTTCAGTCTGGTAACACCGCGGTTTTTCTCGACATTCCTTGGGCAGAACATGCTTTTGATGCTGTTTTCAGTGGTGTAAGCAATCAATTAACGCTATATTACACCGAAAGATTTTTAGCTTGGGCAGTGTCCAACCAATAATTACGAATTACGTTAGCGACGCAGGAGCGTTACTCGTACTGACTTGTGCTGAGCGTAGCCGAAGTAGCGTAGTCGAAGTATTACGAATTATTGAGGCCAGCGCCAATTATAACGATTCCATTCATAGATGCCTTGAATTTCATACTCAGCGCCGCTGTAGAAACGGACAACGCAATTGGTAGAAGAATCATCACCATTGCTAATTTCATTAACCTCAAGGACGATACAACTAAACCATTCCCGCTTACAGGGGCCATCTTCTTGTACCCATTCCCACATTGCATTAGAAACTTCAATGCGATCGCCTACTCTTAATTTCAGGGCATCCTCAAAGTAAGAATATTTATCAAAATGATACGATTCGACACGATTTAACCATTGTAAACCATAGCGTTGGCGAACAAATTTTACTTCTCCAGAGTCATTGTCGTGCAGCCAGTCGTTGAGTAATTGCACTTTCCAGGTGCGGTTTTGTTGTTCTTGTGTTTTGACGAACTCTAGAAATGCTTCTAGTTCTTCTGGTGTCAGATCATCTAAGGGATTAGCTACATCTGACATTCGAGATTTAGAGTTTCCCTGAATTTGCTCAATTACTTGCAGTAATATCTGTTTTTGAATATCAGTGAGAGGACAGCTAGCTGCATCGCAACTATTAAAGGCTGCTTGCAAGGCTGTTTCAATCTCATCTGGAGTCATAAGTTAATAGCAATTTAAGGTTTGATTTCCTTAATTATTACAAATGCTAAATTCCAGTCTACAATCCCCAAGTACTTAAATTCAGGTAAGCTGGGGTTATAAGTTGCATATTGTTAGATTAAATCACGGGGTGTTCTATGCGGTTGCGCTCACTCACGGCCGTCTTTATTGCTTGTTTCGTCACCTTTCTATCGTGGGCGTTTACTCCCTCTGCCATAGCATTGACACAGATTAAACTTTCTCATGTCTCCTACAAAGATTGTCCACCAGAACTAGCCGAAGGGGCTGTGATTAGCAGTGGTAGTGCAGCTGCTAATTGCTTTATTGTTACTGGCAAAGCGGAAAATGGCACTAATAAAACCGTTTATGATGCAGATATCTTCGGGCGCATTTATGATGCCAGTAACAACCCGGTATTACAAAATCGGACTCGACTTGGTTCGATTGCTGAGGTTCCACCAGGTATCAGCGATTTTGAATTAAGAATTTCTGTACCAGCCAATCAGTCGTTACCTTTAAAGTTGAAACAGTTTAAAGCAACTGGGTTTAGCGGCAAAGTTCGTAGATAAGTAAATTTTGGATCTCAGTCCAAGATGAAGTAAGTAGGCATGAATATAGCGGTTTGATTATAGATAAAATACTACTCTAGCCCCTAGCCCTAGCCCCTAGCCCCTTTTCTCTAAAAGTAAAGTAGAGACGCTGTTAAATTTAACGTCTCTACAAATGAAAAGTACTTAAAATCCCTGTACAAGTGGCAAGGTAGCCAAACTACTGAGTAAGCTACTTACAAAACTAAGCGCCAAGAAAGCCAAGATAGGGGAAAAATCCATACCACCCAATGGGGGAATAATTGAGCGAAACAGATTCAGATAAGGGTCAGTAATTTGGCTCAAAGCGGTGAATGGTTGATTGTACCAGTTGATAGCGGGGAACCAAGTCAATAAAACCCGAATAATTAGTAAGTAGCTATAAATCGTTAAGAAGGTAACGAGTGTGGTAATCAGTAAATTCATGGATGGCTTGTTTTCCTGTTAAGTCTCAAAATGGTCTTATTATTGATTTTAATTTAGTCTACGCCATGATGTTTGTAGATTATTGCCGTATTAACCACATCAACACCTTTACTTAACATGAAATAATTTAGGAATCTGTGGTAAGAGAAGGGTCATTTACAGACGCAGATGAATTGCCATTGACATTACCCAGATGTTTCCGCACTTCGTCAATTGTGGCATTAAGTTGGGCGATTTTATCTTCTAGCGATCGCCTAGCGGTTTCCATTTCCATACCCTCACTATCCGAGGCTAAAATTTGACGGCGTTTTACTGACACTTTCTTTGTTTTGGCAGGGTTATCAGTCAGTTCTGACTCTTCCTCAGTTAATAATTCCCCATCGCGCCTAGAAGCGATCGCCGCTCCTACAATACCACCAACTACGCCACCAACAAAAGCCCCTGCTAAAAACCCACTGGCAAAACCGTCACGCTGACTCATACTTTACCCCCTTGAAGAAACCTTGCAACTTTCCTTAGCTGCATACTAACTTAAGTACCAAAGATGCGATCGCCTGCATCTCCTAATCCAGGTACAATATATCCTTTGTCGTTCACTATCTCGTCAATAGTCGCTGTGTAAACTATCAAACCAGGATATGTAGCACTTAACTTTTGTAATGCTGGGGGAGCCGCGACTACACAAACAATCCGCGCCAAGGTTGGATCAATACCCCGTTGTGTCAATTCTGCCATTGCAGTCATAATCGATCCTCCGGTTGCTAACATCGGATCGGTAATTAACACTCGTGTTTGCGGATCAAATTTTTCTGGTAACTTGTTCAAATAACACGCAGGTTGCAAAGTCTCTTCATCTCGCACTAAGCCTAGATGGTAAATCGAAGCCAAAGGCAATAAAGTTTGCGCTCCTTCCAATAATCCTAACCCTGCTCTTAAAATCGGCACAACTGCCACAGGTATCTCAGGATTAATCAAAGTTGCGGGACAGGAATCTAACGGACTCTGCACCATTGTTTCTAAAGTTGGCAACCATTCTCGTGCAGCTTCATAAGTTAGCCATCGACCTAACTCAGTTATGGCACTGCGGAATAATACTGAAGGTGTAGCAGCATCGCGGGCAACTGCCAGCCAGTGTTTAATTAAAGGATGAGGTGGAACATAAACACGCAATTGGGGCATCATAGCCAGAAATAGGCACTTTTATTGTACTAGAACTGAAACATCATCATACTCTTTTGCGCGTACTGCTGAACGCTAAAATTAGCACCGCCAAGTTTATTGAAAATCTTTTTCATTAATAGTTGACATCTATTCTCAATCAAGGTTATATTATTATTCAGTGTTCTCCTCTCTTTAAGGATCGGCAGACGGGATTAGCCAGCGGTAGCAGGCTTGTCCCTCTTTTTTATGGCATAAACAACAAAATAGAGGAGTTTTTAATTGTGTGTAATCAGTTCTAGCTGAGGATTTGAAAGCCAAAAACTTTTGTAATATTTTGATATGCAGCAGCTAATTTATGACTTACGCACAGGTAACGGAAAATTAAACCACAGAGGCACAGAGAGAATTTACGTGCGTGGGTTCCCCACGTTGAGTAAACTTCTCCTATCAAAGACGCTACGCGAACGGGAGAACACAAAGAATTAAGAGTTTGAGAGCAATTAATTTTGCGTAAGTCCTGTAATTAAAGAATAGGAATAATTTATTGCGTATTATTTATACAAGTAAAAGTAATATACAGTACTATTTTCTTGGTTAATTTTATGCAATAGCTAAATTTTATGTATCCAACCTTTAACACCACTACCTCCTCCTCAAATCCTTTATTTGATGTGATTGTTATTGGTTCTGGTATTGGCGGCTTGGTAACAGCAACCCAGCTAGCAGCAAAGAAAGCAAAAGTGCTGGTACTAGAACGCTATTTAATTCCAGGCGGTAGTGCTGGCTACTTTGAACGTCAAGGCTATCGATTTGATGTGGGTGCATCAATGATTTTTGGGTTGGGAGACAACGGCACAACTAACTTACTCACTCGTGCTCTTAAAGCGGTCAATGTTAATCAACAGACAATTACTGACCCTGTACAGATTCACTATCACCTACCCAACGGATTAGACATCAAAGTTGACCGAGTTTATGATAATTTTTTGCAAAATCTTATTGCTTATTTTCGCCATGAAGAAAAGGGGATTCGTCGCTTTTATGACGAATGCTGGAAAGTTTTCAATTGCCTTAACACTATAGATTTGCTGTCGTTAGAAGAACCTCGGTATTTAATGCGGGTATTTTTTCAGCATCCTTTAGCGTGTCTTGGTTTAGCTAAGTATTTGCCTCAAAATGTTGGAGATGTCGCACGACGCTACATTAAAGACCCCCAGTTATTGAAATTTATCGATATGGAATGTTACTGCTGGTCGGTGGTTCCAGCTAACATGACACCAATGATTAATGCGGGAATGGTCTTTTCTGATAGACACTATGGCGGAGTTAACTATCCCAAAGGAGGGGTAGGGCAAATCGCTCAAAAATTAGTAGAGGGCTTAGAAAAAGCTGGAGGTAAAATTCAATACCAAGCCAGAGTTACGAAAATTATTACAGAGCAGGGACGAGCTGTAGCCGTACAATTAGCTAATGGCCAAGTCTATCGAGGTAAGCGCATAGTCTCAAATGCTACACGCTGGGATACATTTGAAAAATTACTACCTGTAGAGAAAATACCTAATAATGAGAAAAAGTGGCAACAAAGATATCAAAAATCACCCAGCTTTTTGAGTTTACATATCGGGGTGAAACAGTCAGTGTTACCAACTGGAACAGAGTGCCATCACATAGTTTTAGAAGATTGGGAAAAAATGGCAGCACCGACAGGTACAATCTTTGTTTCGATTCCTACATTGCTTGACCCAGATTTAGCACCAGCAGGATATCACATCATTCATGCTTTTACGCCCCACTGGATTGACGATTGGCAGGGATTGTCTGCAAGTGAGTATGAAGCCAAGAAAGAAGAGGCAGCTTGGCAAATAATTGACCGATTAGAGAAAATTTTTCCTGGTTTAGATGCTGGCTTAGATTATCTGGAAGTGGGAACACCTCGTACCCATCGCCGCTTTTTAGGGCGAGAGGATGGCACTTACGGGCCGATTCCTCGGCGCAAGCTGCGGGGGTTATTAGGAATGCCGTTTAATCGCACAGCTATCCCCGGACTGTATTGTGTGGGGGATAGTACCTTTCCTGGTCAAGGTTTAAATGCAGTCGCATTTTCTGGGTTTGCTTGCGCCCATCGCATTGCTGTTGATTTGGGATTTTAAAGTATTAAAAAATTATTCAAACATTCCAGGACTTACATACACATAAGTAACAGAAAATCTAACCGCATAGGACAAAGAGAAATAGGAGTTTCAGAAACTTATTGCGTAAGTTCTACATGCAAGTGTTGAAGCTAAATTGAAAATTTCTGAACAACGTAGAATATATAACCATAATACTCAGAATATTTTCGATAAAGATCAATTTCAAGTTGTTCCATATTAACTACTTCTAGAGCTTCTGCATCATTTTGGTAATGTTTTTTTAATACCTGTAATCTTTCTTCGAGGGGATTGTAGTAGTCATTCCACCACGCTGATTCAGGTAATACAAAGTAGTCAATAATTTTGTATTCACTATTTCGGATAATTTGCAAATTACCTTCGATATTTTGCATGGCAGGATAACCTGCATCCCAAAATTCTTTGATTTCACTTGGTGGATATGGTTTGAGCCATGTTATTTCGGAAGCTGCTAAATAACCTCCTTGTTTAAGTAAGGGTCTCCATTGTTTTAACCCATTTTCAAACCCGATAATATAAATTGCACCTTCAGCCCAAATAATGTCAAAGTTTGTGTTAGGAAAATCAAGTGTAAACATATCAGCATTGATGACTTGGATTCTGTCTGACAATCCTTTTTGAAGCACTTGTTGTTTAAGTTCATCAATATAAATAGAATGATTATCAATAGCAACAATTTTTCCGCTTGTCAGGCTAGCTAAATCGAAAGTCTGAATGCCTGTCCCACAGCCAATATCCAAAATATTTGGATTTTGTGGCAAATCAATCATTTGAAGAAAAGCATTTCTTGTTGATTCAGAATTACCAGGGCCTTCTCTAGGTAAACTCTGATGAATTTGAAAAAAAATTTCTGTTTGCTTATCGTTCACACCTACTCCCCATCATGGTCTATAGTAAAGGTGGCAAGAGTTAAAACCCTACAAACTTTCGTTTATTTACTGCTATTAATAGGATAAATCAACTAGACAATTGTGATTTTACTGGCTGCTTTTGTAGCCTTTGCTCTTGCCTCTTGTACATCAGTACCTTTAGCTAAAGCTACTCCCATACGGCGATAAGGATGAGCGCTGGGTTTACCAAAAAGCCTAATATCAACATCTTTTGCAGATAAAGCTTCAGCGACACCTGTAAATGCAACAGAATCTGATTTTTCAGCAGCTAAAATAACGGCACTAGCTGATGCACTTAGCTGTTCTATATGGGAAATTGGTAAGCCTAAAATAGCTCTGAGATGCAGTTCAAATTCGTTGAGATTTTGTGAGATTAATGTCACCATTCCTGTATCATGGGGTCGGGGAGAAAGTTCGGAAAAGATAACTTCATCTTGGGTGATGAAAAATTCAACACCAAAAATTCCGGCTCCACCTAAAGCATCTGTGACTTTTTTGGCTATTTGTTGAGATTGTAATATTTTGTCTTCAGAAATACCTGCTGGTTGCCACGACTCTTGATAATCTCCTCTTTCTTGACGATGACCAATCGGAGAACAGAAGATTGTCGGTGCATTCCACTGTTTAATTGTTAGTAAAGTAATTTCGATTTCAAAGTTGATAAATTCTTCGACTATTACCTTTTGACTGTCACCTCTAGAATTAGCGATCGCATAATTCCAAGCTTTTTCTACTTCACTCTGGGATGATACCACAGACTGACCTTTACCAGAAGAAGACATTACGGGTTTAACTACATTAGGAAACCCTATTTCATTGGAAATAGCAATCAATTCTGTTAAAGTTTCTGCATAACCATACTTAGCAGTTCTAATACCTAATTCTTGATGTGCCAGTTCCCTAATTCTGTCACGATTCATTGTATAGTTAGTAGCCGCCGCCGTGGGAATAACTGTAATTCCTCTTTGTTCAAACTCTAAAAGTTTTTCTGTTCTAATAGCTTCAATTTCTGGTATAATAAAGTCAGGTTTATACTTTGTTACTACAGCTTCTAAAGCATCAGCACTAAGCATAGAAATAACTTCAAAACAGTCAGCCACTTGCATAGCAGGAGCATTGGCATAGCGGTCAACAGCAATCACATAATTTCCTAAACGTTGAGCAGCAATTACAAATTCTTTGCCTAGTTCTCCTGAACCTAACAACATCAGTTTTTGGGGTAAATTAATTGAATTATTCATCAATTTAATTTAAACTATTTCAAATTTTTGTGTTTTCATTAATCATCTATTGAAGAGTTAAATATGGCTCCTCGTCTTTGTAAATCTTTACGTTGCAATTCGGTCAAGCCAATACCAAAGCCAAGCTGACATCCTACAACTAAAGTGTCCAACCAAATAGTCTCATTTAAGGTTGCACCTTGTAAATTAGCATTTCTTAAATCGGCTTTGGTAAAGTTGACAAATAACAAGTCTGCATTTAATAAACTACTATTTTGCAAGTTAACTCTTGATAAATTTCCCCGGATAAAGTTGACTTCATCTAAAATTAAACCAGATAAATCTGCCCCGACTAAATTGGGAAATTTTAGCTGGCTGGGATTTTGAAAAAATCGCATTATACAAGTTATATTTGCTTCATTAAGACGCATTTGAGTTAAGAAATCATAACGAGCTATACCTAATGTTTGGAGAATTTGTAGACGTTTTAAGGGACTTTGTTTTAAAAATTCGATAGCGGTAGAGCGTAAGTCTAGAATGGGACTATTGAGCATAATAATACTTGTTTATTTATTTTGAATTAAAGTTACGTCAGGAACAGTGTACAATACCTTGCTGTCCTATCCTGGAGATAAGTAATATTGTGGGTGAGACTGTGTTTTTCAGTGTTGTGATACCGACTTATAATCGTCAGCCGATTTTAGAAAAATGTCTCCGCGCTTTGGAGGCGCAGGAGTTCAGTACTTCCAGCTCAGTCAGTGATTACGAGGTTGTCTTGATAGATGATGGTTCTACTGATGGCACATTGAAGTGGTTAGCGGCACACAAAGACGAGTTTCCTCATGTACGTTGGTTTCAACAAAACCATGCTGGCCCAGCCGCAGCACGAAATTTAGGAGTAGAACAAGCGCAGGGTGATACAATTATCTTTATTGATAGTGATTTAGTGGTACTAAAAGATTTTTTACAAGCTCATGCAAATGCATTAGTAGCAGGACAAAAGCAATTAGACTGCGATCGCTTTTTTACTTACGGTGCAGTAATTAATACTTGCAACTTCGATAATCCTACTGCTGAACCCTATAAAATCACAGATTTTTCAGCCGC contains the following coding sequences:
- the crtH gene encoding carotenoid isomerase: MYPTFNTTTSSSNPLFDVIVIGSGIGGLVTATQLAAKKAKVLVLERYLIPGGSAGYFERQGYRFDVGASMIFGLGDNGTTNLLTRALKAVNVNQQTITDPVQIHYHLPNGLDIKVDRVYDNFLQNLIAYFRHEEKGIRRFYDECWKVFNCLNTIDLLSLEEPRYLMRVFFQHPLACLGLAKYLPQNVGDVARRYIKDPQLLKFIDMECYCWSVVPANMTPMINAGMVFSDRHYGGVNYPKGGVGQIAQKLVEGLEKAGGKIQYQARVTKIITEQGRAVAVQLANGQVYRGKRIVSNATRWDTFEKLLPVEKIPNNEKKWQQRYQKSPSFLSLHIGVKQSVLPTGTECHHIVLEDWEKMAAPTGTIFVSIPTLLDPDLAPAGYHIIHAFTPHWIDDWQGLSASEYEAKKEEAAWQIIDRLEKIFPGLDAGLDYLEVGTPRTHRRFLGREDGTYGPIPRRKLRGLLGMPFNRTAIPGLYCVGDSTFPGQGLNAVAFSGFACAHRIAVDLGF
- a CDS encoding class I SAM-dependent methyltransferase, which translates into the protein MNDKQTEIFFQIHQSLPREGPGNSESTRNAFLQMIDLPQNPNILDIGCGTGIQTFDLASLTSGKIVAIDNHSIYIDELKQQVLQKGLSDRIQVINADMFTLDFPNTNFDIIWAEGAIYIIGFENGLKQWRPLLKQGGYLAASEITWLKPYPPSEIKEFWDAGYPAMQNIEGNLQIIRNSEYKIIDYFVLPESAWWNDYYNPLEERLQVLKKHYQNDAEALEVVNMEQLEIDLYRKYSEYYGYIFYVVQKFSI
- the purT gene encoding formate-dependent phosphoribosylglycinamide formyltransferase, which produces MNNSINLPQKLMLLGSGELGKEFVIAAQRLGNYVIAVDRYANAPAMQVADCFEVISMLSADALEAVVTKYKPDFIIPEIEAIRTEKLLEFEQRGITVIPTAAATNYTMNRDRIRELAHQELGIRTAKYGYAETLTELIAISNEIGFPNVVKPVMSSSGKGQSVVSSQSEVEKAWNYAIANSRGDSQKVIVEEFINFEIEITLLTIKQWNAPTIFCSPIGHRQERGDYQESWQPAGISEDKILQSQQIAKKVTDALGGAGIFGVEFFITQDEVIFSELSPRPHDTGMVTLISQNLNEFELHLRAILGLPISHIEQLSASASAVILAAEKSDSVAFTGVAEALSAKDVDIRLFGKPSAHPYRRMGVALAKGTDVQEARAKATKAASKITIV
- a CDS encoding pentapeptide repeat-containing protein; protein product: MLNSPILDLRSTAIEFLKQSPLKRLQILQTLGIARYDFLTQMRLNEANITCIMRFFQNPSQLKFPNLVGADLSGLILDEVNFIRGNLSRVNLQNSSLLNADLLFVNFTKADLRNANLQGATLNETIWLDTLVVGCQLGFGIGLTELQRKDLQRRGAIFNSSIDD